In the genome of Desulfovibrio desulfuricans, one region contains:
- a CDS encoding LysR family transcriptional regulator: protein MTLSQLEIFSAVAACRGFTAAAMQLGISQSGVSHAIESLEQEFGVSLLRRGKYPELTDVGARLLRQAQAMLGLAESMRQEASDARGMKRGTLRIGSFGPTASLRLLPPVLEKYRAAFPGIEIHVDEGPDGEVAQWIADYRVDVGFVTLPNDRFETFALMRDQLVALLPQGHALAGKRAVTLAELCASPFAMTRAGSEDIIRQLFQAAHVQPNIRCRSLQLVSTIAAVTRGDAVSIVAESALPPEGTPAYVKKPLRPAAVREVALAVPDRARISPATREFIRIAQQVFAPASNHKGKATQKLPIGG, encoded by the coding sequence ATGACGCTTAGCCAGCTTGAAATATTTTCTGCCGTTGCCGCGTGCCGGGGCTTTACAGCCGCCGCCATGCAGCTGGGCATTTCGCAGTCGGGGGTGTCGCACGCCATCGAGTCTCTGGAACAGGAATTTGGCGTCAGCCTGCTGCGCAGGGGCAAATACCCGGAGCTGACCGATGTGGGCGCGCGCCTGCTGCGCCAGGCGCAGGCCATGCTGGGGCTGGCCGAATCCATGCGGCAGGAGGCCTCGGACGCGCGCGGCATGAAGCGCGGCACGCTGCGCATAGGCTCCTTTGGTCCCACTGCTTCGCTGCGCCTGCTGCCCCCGGTGCTTGAAAAATACCGGGCGGCCTTTCCCGGCATTGAAATTCATGTGGACGAAGGCCCCGACGGCGAGGTTGCCCAGTGGATTGCTGATTACCGCGTGGACGTGGGTTTTGTAACCCTGCCCAACGACCGGTTTGAGACCTTTGCCCTCATGCGGGACCAGCTGGTGGCCCTGCTGCCCCAGGGGCATGCTCTGGCGGGCAAACGCGCAGTGACGCTGGCCGAGCTGTGCGCCAGCCCCTTTGCCATGACAAGGGCGGGGTCGGAGGACATCATCCGCCAGCTGTTTCAGGCGGCGCACGTGCAGCCCAATATCCGCTGCCGCTCGCTGCAGCTGGTGAGCACCATCGCCGCCGTGACGCGGGGCGATGCCGTCAGTATTGTGGCGGAATCAGCCCTGCCGCCCGAAGGTACGCCCGCCTATGTAAAAAAGCCCCTGCGCCCGGCAGCCGTGCGGGAGGTGGCGCTGGCCGTGCCCGACCGCGCACGCATATCCCCGGCCACGCGTGAATTCATACGCATTGCGCAGCAGGTATTTGCCCCGGCGAGCAACCACAAGGGCAAAGCCACACAAAAATTGCCTATTGGCGGATAA
- a CDS encoding TIGR01777 family oxidoreductase, with product MHVLILGGTGFVGRYLAGALLRENHTVSVASRSAGKGGNGPRRVVWNGWDGAALAGLLDSVDAIVNLQGENIGGGRWTAERKQAIVSSRVETGQALCVALRMRREQGHTLPATLLQASASGYYGLWRETAPPCDEGAASGQGFLADTCRQWEQSTVPVEALGLRRCVLRFAPVLGKKANGTPGGFIERMLPPFRMHVGGPLGSGRQPFCWTHLEDVAGAASLLLQRTDLAGAFNICAPRTPSMSEFTRALGRVCGSPSWLPVPGPLLRLLLGQMADELLLAGQNPTPLRLQAAGYAFRQPELEQALQSVLA from the coding sequence ATGCATGTTCTCATTCTGGGCGGCACTGGCTTTGTGGGGCGATATCTTGCCGGAGCGCTCCTGCGCGAAAACCATACGGTCAGCGTCGCGTCGCGCAGCGCGGGCAAGGGGGGCAACGGTCCCCGGCGCGTGGTGTGGAACGGCTGGGACGGAGCGGCTCTGGCGGGCCTGCTGGACAGCGTGGACGCCATTGTGAATCTGCAGGGCGAAAATATCGGCGGCGGCCGCTGGACCGCCGAGCGCAAGCAGGCCATCGTCAGCAGCAGGGTTGAAACCGGGCAGGCGCTGTGCGTTGCCCTGCGCATGCGCAGGGAGCAGGGCCATACCCTGCCCGCAACGCTTTTGCAGGCGTCCGCCAGCGGTTACTATGGCCTGTGGCGCGAGACCGCGCCGCCCTGCGACGAGGGCGCTGCCTCCGGTCAGGGATTTCTGGCGGATACCTGCCGCCAGTGGGAGCAAAGCACCGTACCCGTTGAGGCCCTTGGCCTGCGCCGCTGCGTGCTGCGCTTTGCGCCCGTGCTGGGCAAAAAGGCCAACGGCACGCCAGGCGGATTTATCGAACGCATGCTGCCGCCCTTCCGCATGCATGTGGGCGGCCCGCTGGGTTCAGGCCGCCAGCCGTTTTGCTGGACGCACCTTGAGGACGTAGCCGGGGCCGCGTCCCTGCTGCTGCAGCGCACGGACCTTGCGGGGGCTTTTAACATCTGCGCCCCGCGTACCCCAAGCATGAGCGAATTTACCCGCGCCCTTGGCAGGGTTTGCGGCAGCCCCTCGTGGCTGCCCGTGCCAGGTCCCCTGCTGCGTCTGCTGCTGGGGCAGATGGCAGACGAGCTGTTGCTGGCCGGGCAAAACCCCACGCCGCTGCGACTGCAGGCTGCAGGTTACGCCTTTCGCCAGCCGGAGCTGGAGCAGGCCCTGCAAAGCGTGCTCGCCTAG
- a CDS encoding ABC transporter permease, with product MNGVAQIQLGSFLLVYVLLLLVLAVMKKCRINQTKLLVLASARMTLQLIAAGYALTFLFEHPHPLLTMGYLTILVFFTIYLVLSRNKRLNPRFRLVVSVSIACCGLGVIVFFVTCIVGQSLFDPQYMIPISGMLMGNALTGVSLGLKSFWNGLEGQRARVEALLNIGATPEKVLFPFVCQALETALVPTLNSMLGMGIVVLPGMMTGQILSGTAPTTAILYQITIMVAICACVCLCCFCSLYFGYRTLWNTQKQLTF from the coding sequence ATGAACGGCGTTGCCCAGATCCAGTTAGGCTCGTTTTTGCTCGTCTATGTGCTGCTGCTGTTGGTGCTGGCCGTCATGAAAAAGTGCCGCATCAACCAGACAAAGCTGCTGGTGCTGGCCAGCGCGCGCATGACCCTGCAGCTCATTGCTGCGGGTTATGCCCTGACCTTTCTTTTTGAGCATCCGCACCCCCTGCTCACCATGGGTTATCTGACCATACTGGTGTTTTTTACCATTTATCTGGTGCTGTCGCGCAACAAAAGGCTTAACCCGCGTTTCAGGCTGGTAGTATCCGTATCCATCGCCTGTTGCGGACTGGGCGTTATTGTGTTTTTTGTGACCTGCATTGTGGGGCAGAGCCTGTTTGACCCGCAGTACATGATACCAATCAGCGGCATGCTCATGGGCAATGCGCTGACCGGCGTTTCGCTGGGGCTCAAGTCGTTCTGGAACGGCCTTGAAGGGCAGCGTGCGCGCGTGGAGGCCTTGCTCAACATCGGCGCAACCCCGGAAAAGGTGCTCTTTCCCTTTGTGTGTCAGGCGCTGGAAACAGCCCTTGTGCCCACGCTCAACTCCATGCTGGGCATGGGCATAGTGGTGCTGCCCGGCATGATGACCGGTCAGATACTCTCCGGCACAGCGCCCACCACGGCCATTTTGTACCAGATAACCATCATGGTGGCCATTTGCGCCTGCGTGTGCCTGTGCTGTTTCTGCTCGCTGTATTTCGGCTACAGAACCTTGTGGAATACCCAGAAGCAGCTGACCTTCTAG
- a CDS encoding ABC transporter ATP-binding protein: MSCIQTRGLAYGQIVYNDLDIEGGRATFISGASGSGKSTLLRLFNKTLAPTAGTVLYNGQDTAGLDSIALRREVLLAGQSVFLFDGSVGDNFDAYCEARESAPLSAEDKQTFLRLCCANFPLDAPCVHLSGGERQRVFLAVCLSFLPRVLLLDEPTSALDQDTAERFMSQVLAYCRERGMTVVAVSHDPALTARHAQNIISLRAEAE, translated from the coding sequence ATGTCCTGCATACAGACGCGCGGCCTTGCCTACGGCCAGATTGTTTACAACGACCTGGACATCGAGGGCGGCAGGGCCACCTTTATCAGCGGAGCCAGCGGCAGCGGCAAAAGCACCCTGCTGCGGCTGTTCAATAAAACCCTTGCGCCTACGGCGGGCACGGTTCTTTACAACGGGCAGGACACGGCCGGTCTCGACAGTATAGCGCTGCGGCGCGAGGTGCTGCTGGCCGGGCAGTCTGTGTTTCTTTTTGACGGCAGCGTGGGCGACAACTTTGACGCCTACTGCGAGGCCAGAGAATCCGCGCCGCTGTCCGCCGAGGACAAGCAGACGTTTTTGCGTCTGTGCTGCGCCAACTTTCCGCTGGACGCCCCTTGCGTGCACCTCTCAGGCGGCGAGCGTCAACGCGTGTTCCTTGCCGTCTGTCTTTCGTTTTTGCCCAGGGTGCTGCTGCTGGACGAGCCAACCTCGGCGCTCGATCAGGACACGGCCGAGCGCTTCATGTCGCAGGTGCTGGCCTATTGCCGCGAGCGCGGCATGACCGTTGTGGCCGTGAGCCATGACCCGGCCCTTACCGCGCGGCACGCGCAAAACATCATCAGCCTGCGGGCAGAGGCGGAATAG
- a CDS encoding DEAD/DEAH box helicase produces the protein MSPSFEDFNLSPELLQGVKDMGFEEPSPIQVLAVPFLLTGRDAVGQAQTGTGKTAAFGMPILEKLTPAKAVQALVLCPTRELAIQVAEELSKLAARKRGVAILPIYGGQAIERQLRALERGVQVVVGTPGRLMDHLQRGTLRLNAATTVVLDEADEMLDMGFREDIEAILERMPADCQRVLFSATMPPAILQLSKRFLRDPEMLAIAQKTLTVPAIEQVYYEVRPHQKMDALCRVLDAQGFRKALVFCSTKRSVDEVTAHLQQRGYQSDGLHGDLAQSQRDRVMQRFRGEGLDILIATDVAARGIDVDDVDAVVNYDIPHDAERYVHRIGRTGRAGRVGKAFTFVTLREQHKLRDIIRHTKARIQQERLPSLRDVANIRTSRLLDEVRATLTAGALEACMQMVEDFLSEQFADDVITSRDVAAALLKLLMQRDFGDASNVPDEDPLSDAPRRPSRDGRDGRDGRDGFRQGDRDGGRPRRNDAPMTRLHINVGHAHKVSPGEMVGAITGECGIPGRSIGAISIQNHFSLVEVQSDLADDVLTVLNRGVFIAGTRVTAKQDSGAGGPFQRKSFGPGARAPRGPRPGYPARNPREGGNAAAGGKRFSHPDKWGRKPRGAEDDRES, from the coding sequence ATGTCTCCATCGTTCGAAGATTTTAATTTGTCCCCGGAATTGTTGCAGGGCGTCAAGGATATGGGCTTTGAAGAGCCCTCTCCCATTCAGGTTCTTGCCGTGCCCTTTTTGCTGACCGGCCGCGATGCGGTAGGCCAGGCCCAGACAGGCACAGGCAAAACAGCCGCCTTCGGCATGCCCATTCTGGAAAAGCTCACCCCCGCAAAGGCGGTGCAGGCGCTGGTGCTTTGCCCCACGCGCGAGCTTGCCATTCAGGTTGCCGAAGAACTCAGCAAACTTGCGGCCCGCAAGCGTGGCGTGGCCATTTTGCCCATCTACGGCGGTCAGGCCATTGAACGGCAGCTGCGCGCCCTGGAGCGCGGCGTGCAGGTGGTGGTGGGCACCCCCGGCCGCTTGATGGACCATCTGCAGCGCGGAACCCTGCGCCTCAACGCCGCCACCACCGTTGTGCTCGACGAAGCAGACGAAATGCTCGATATGGGCTTTCGCGAAGATATAGAAGCCATTCTGGAGCGTATGCCCGCCGACTGCCAGCGCGTGCTTTTTTCGGCCACCATGCCCCCGGCCATCCTGCAGCTGAGCAAGCGCTTTCTGCGTGACCCGGAGATGCTGGCCATCGCGCAAAAAACCCTGACCGTGCCCGCCATTGAGCAGGTCTATTACGAGGTGCGCCCGCACCAGAAGATGGACGCGCTCTGCCGGGTGCTGGACGCGCAGGGCTTTCGCAAGGCGCTGGTTTTTTGCTCCACCAAACGCAGTGTGGACGAAGTAACGGCCCACCTGCAGCAGCGCGGTTACCAGAGCGACGGTCTGCACGGCGATCTGGCCCAGTCGCAGCGCGACAGGGTCATGCAGCGCTTTCGCGGCGAGGGGCTCGATATTTTGATCGCCACCGACGTGGCCGCGCGCGGCATTGACGTGGACGACGTGGACGCCGTGGTCAACTACGACATTCCCCACGACGCAGAGCGCTACGTGCACCGCATAGGCCGCACGGGCCGGGCTGGCCGCGTGGGCAAGGCCTTTACCTTTGTGACCCTGCGCGAGCAGCACAAGCTGCGCGACATCATCCGCCACACCAAGGCCCGCATCCAGCAGGAGCGGCTGCCCTCGCTGCGCGATGTGGCCAATATCCGCACCTCGCGGCTGCTGGATGAAGTGCGCGCCACCCTGACTGCCGGCGCCCTCGAAGCCTGCATGCAAATGGTTGAGGACTTTCTGTCCGAGCAGTTTGCCGACGATGTCATCACCAGCCGCGACGTGGCCGCCGCCCTGCTCAAGCTGCTGATGCAGCGCGACTTTGGCGACGCCAGCAACGTGCCCGATGAAGACCCGCTGTCCGACGCGCCACGCCGTCCCAGCCGCGATGGCCGAGACGGCCGAGACGGCCGAGACGGATTCCGCCAGGGCGACCGCGACGGGGGCCGCCCCCGCCGCAACGACGCCCCCATGACGCGCCTGCACATCAATGTGGGCCACGCCCACAAGGTTTCGCCCGGTGAAATGGTGGGCGCCATCACGGGCGAGTGCGGCATCCCTGGCCGCAGCATCGGGGCCATCAGCATCCAGAATCACTTCAGCCTTGTGGAAGTGCAGAGCGACCTGGCCGACGACGTGCTGACCGTGCTCAACCGTGGGGTGTTTATCGCCGGGACACGGGTGACCGCCAAGCAGGATTCCGGCGCAGGCGGCCCCTTCCAGCGCAAAAGCTTTGGCCCCGGCGCACGCGCGCCCCGCGGCCCCCGCCCCGGCTACCCCGCCCGCAACCCGCGCGAAGGCGGCAACGCCGCAGCCGGCGGCAAGCGTTTTTCGCACCCTGACAAATGGGGCAGAAAGCCTCGCGGCGCGGAAGACGACAGGGAATCATAA
- a CDS encoding glutamine--tRNA ligase/YqeY domain fusion protein encodes MPAAPLAAEGEPTGEAAKVGLDFIRTRITEDNASGRFGGLVHTRFPPEPNGYLHLGHAKSICLNFGVAKEFGGQCNLRFDDTNPTKEETEYVDSIREDVHWLGGVWDDREFYASDYFEKLYTYAEQLISMGKAYVDDLSAEEIREYRGTLTQPGRESPCRNRSVEENLDLFRRMRAGEFADGQKVLRAKIDMASPNVVMRDPTLYRIRHAEHHRTGNKWCIYPMYDYTHCLSDSIEGITHSLCTLEFINNRELYDWVLETLGAYRPQQIEFARLNVTYTVLSKRKLIQLVKEGHVTGWDDPRMPTLSGMRRRGIPPEALREFCARIGLARADSTVDYSMLEFCVREYLNDHTPRVMAVLDPVKVVIENYPEGQVEEFDMPYHPEDASFGSRKVPFSRELYIDRDDFRLEPPKKYHRLAPGAEVRLRYAYFITCREAVLDDAGNVVELRCVYDPASKGGQSPDGRKVKGTIHWVSAAHAVPAEVRLYEQLFAAENPNAAADGKTFLDYLNPDSLKVVQAQLEPALATFKAGDKMQFERLGYFCKDKDSTDARPVFNRTTTLRDTWAKLEKKGA; translated from the coding sequence ATGCCCGCCGCCCCTCTGGCAGCAGAAGGCGAACCCACTGGCGAAGCAGCAAAAGTCGGTCTCGACTTTATCCGCACCCGCATTACCGAAGACAACGCCTCGGGCCGTTTTGGCGGCCTCGTGCACACGCGTTTTCCCCCTGAGCCAAACGGGTATCTGCATCTGGGGCATGCCAAATCCATCTGCCTCAACTTTGGCGTTGCCAAAGAATTTGGCGGCCAGTGCAACCTGCGCTTTGACGATACCAACCCCACCAAGGAAGAGACGGAATACGTCGATTCCATCCGCGAAGACGTGCATTGGCTCGGCGGCGTGTGGGATGACCGCGAATTTTACGCTTCCGACTACTTTGAGAAGCTCTATACCTACGCCGAGCAGCTCATCAGCATGGGCAAGGCCTATGTGGACGACCTCTCGGCCGAAGAGATACGCGAGTACCGAGGCACGCTGACCCAGCCCGGCCGTGAGAGCCCCTGTCGCAACCGCAGCGTGGAGGAAAACCTCGACCTGTTCCGGCGCATGCGCGCGGGCGAATTTGCCGATGGTCAAAAGGTACTGCGCGCCAAGATCGACATGGCCTCGCCCAATGTGGTCATGCGCGACCCCACGCTGTACCGCATCCGCCATGCAGAGCACCACCGCACAGGCAACAAGTGGTGCATATACCCCATGTACGACTACACGCACTGCCTGTCAGACTCTATCGAGGGCATCACCCACTCGCTGTGCACGCTTGAATTTATCAACAACCGCGAGCTGTACGACTGGGTGCTAGAAACCCTGGGCGCGTACCGCCCGCAGCAGATCGAATTTGCGCGCCTCAACGTCACCTACACGGTGCTGTCAAAGCGCAAGCTCATCCAGCTGGTCAAGGAAGGCCACGTCACAGGCTGGGACGATCCCCGCATGCCCACCCTGAGCGGCATGCGCCGCCGGGGCATTCCGCCGGAGGCCCTGCGCGAGTTTTGCGCCCGCATCGGTCTTGCCCGCGCTGATTCCACCGTGGATTACTCCATGCTCGAATTTTGCGTGCGCGAATACCTCAACGATCACACCCCCCGCGTCATGGCCGTGCTGGACCCGGTGAAGGTGGTGATTGAAAATTATCCCGAAGGGCAGGTGGAAGAGTTCGACATGCCCTACCACCCCGAGGACGCCTCGTTTGGCAGCCGCAAAGTTCCGTTTTCGCGCGAGCTGTATATCGACAGGGACGACTTTCGCCTTGAGCCGCCCAAAAAGTACCACCGGCTGGCTCCCGGTGCGGAAGTGCGCCTGCGCTACGCCTATTTTATCACCTGCCGCGAGGCCGTGCTGGACGACGCGGGCAATGTGGTCGAGCTGCGCTGCGTATACGATCCCGCAAGCAAGGGCGGGCAGAGCCCCGATGGCCGCAAGGTCAAGGGAACCATCCACTGGGTCTCGGCGGCGCACGCCGTGCCCGCCGAGGTGCGGCTGTACGAGCAGCTTTTCGCGGCGGAAAACCCCAATGCCGCCGCCGACGGCAAGACCTTTCTGGACTACCTTAACCCCGACTCGCTCAAGGTTGTGCAGGCCCAGCTTGAACCGGCGCTGGCAACCTTTAAGGCTGGCGACAAGATGCAGTTTGAACGCCTTGGCTACTTCTGCAAGGACAAGGACAGCACCGATGCGCGCCCTGTGTTTAACCGTACCACAACCCTGCGCGACACCTGGGCCAAGCTGGAAAAAAAGGGCGCGTAG
- a CDS encoding DUF4755 domain-containing protein: MKSVGGRAAIEGVSMYIGTIAVFVGAIFIALLNQSIVAGILSLVIGVALLVFFVGKLSNVGRVPMDDWLNSIQNKDYSYAWDGTGIAVDLQNNKIFLAGYFSDKQESKSYCLSDVREWGYELHSVQKYGRDNRLASVAVETANEVITREKTGFWVSVADIDFPVWFVKFQEKKDLKIELERWMEIMQQAVNRG; encoded by the coding sequence ATGAAAAGTGTCGGGGGAAGGGCAGCTATTGAAGGTGTATCTATGTATATTGGTACGATTGCAGTCTTTGTGGGTGCAATATTTATTGCACTTTTAAATCAATCAATAGTGGCAGGTATACTTTCATTAGTTATAGGCGTTGCTCTACTGGTTTTTTTTGTCGGAAAACTTTCTAATGTTGGGCGAGTGCCCATGGATGACTGGTTAAATTCAATACAGAATAAAGATTATAGTTATGCATGGGATGGCACTGGTATTGCTGTCGACCTTCAAAATAACAAAATATTTTTAGCTGGTTATTTTTCTGATAAACAAGAATCGAAGTCATATTGTCTTTCTGATGTTAGAGAGTGGGGCTATGAATTACATTCCGTTCAGAAATATGGGCGTGATAATCGGCTTGCAAGTGTGGCCGTTGAAACAGCGAATGAAGTGATCACAAGGGAAAAGACCGGCTTTTGGGTGTCAGTTGCCGATATAGACTTCCCTGTGTGGTTTGTAAAATTTCAAGAAAAAAAAGATTTGAAGATTGAACTAGAGAGGTGGATGGAAATTATGCAACAGGCGGTAAATAGGGGATGA
- a CDS encoding YbhB/YbcL family Raf kinase inhibitor-like protein, protein MKKWSMHCFAVFFCASIMLSLGCVKKADNYQQFAVNFEWAGGGLSSPNPEIIITNPPAGTGFFKVQMTDLDMTSFDHGGGIVPCTVKNGTATIAQGSLKGYRGPEPPMSQRHQYMIKVFALNMDQTLVLGEGKAVRSYPH, encoded by the coding sequence ATGAAAAAATGGAGCATGCATTGTTTTGCAGTATTTTTTTGCGCATCCATCATGCTCTCGCTAGGATGCGTTAAAAAAGCTGACAATTATCAGCAGTTTGCTGTAAATTTTGAGTGGGCAGGCGGGGGGCTTAGTTCTCCCAATCCCGAGATCATAATTACTAATCCTCCCGCAGGAACAGGCTTTTTCAAGGTCCAGATGACTGATCTGGATATGACCAGTTTTGACCATGGCGGGGGCATTGTACCGTGCACCGTCAAAAACGGCACAGCGACCATCGCGCAAGGCTCTCTCAAGGGATACCGCGGCCCAGAACCGCCAATGTCGCAACGCCATCAGTACATGATAAAAGTTTTTGCTCTGAACATGGACCAAACGTTGGTGCTTGGAGAGGGCAAAGCTGTTCGCAGCTACCCCCACTAG
- a CDS encoding diguanylate cyclase: MPMFTSPSPLAATYFLLMTTSTFLTIGLIMLVSQRLSDQLRSSTLFLESTLNGLSANIALINAAGEIVLVNQAWREFAGTNGISQEFVSEGVNYLRVCEGVCVDNAGEANSFAQGIRDVLDGKLETFSMEYGCHSPERKRWFLGRVNPFRGEGPRMVVVAHEDITERKLAEIALAESNHKLELMTNEDGLTKISNRRHFDAMLAYERNRHARSGATLSLIMLDIDFFKKYNDTYGHVKGDECLQAVAQTVAHCLKRPTDLAARYGGEEFVCLLPDTDVLGAVSLAESIRKAVMQCGIPHAASRAASVVTVSIGVVSCTCQESTTPELIVQRADEQLYLAKNEGRNCVKFRSDDDGLYVQMHSGNSWGLKVVWNSEHASGNAELDGQHIELVSIVNGLLERVLAEGDALDLNSRFNDVCHIVEKHFNDEEAVLRNSGYPEVDEHAARHKELLQKCAGLLGQNAENPVSSVQMLQCIIHDLVLNHMVKEDGKYFAFLKGIEASSQ, encoded by the coding sequence ATGCCCATGTTTACAAGCCCTTCGCCTCTGGCGGCAACGTATTTTCTTCTTATGACCACCAGCACCTTTTTGACAATTGGGCTCATCATGCTGGTGAGCCAGAGGCTGTCCGACCAGTTGCGCTCATCCACGCTGTTTCTTGAGTCCACGCTCAACGGCCTTTCTGCCAATATCGCTCTTATCAACGCCGCGGGCGAGATAGTGCTGGTCAATCAGGCCTGGCGCGAATTTGCTGGTACGAATGGCATTTCGCAGGAATTTGTTTCTGAAGGGGTAAACTATCTGCGTGTCTGTGAAGGCGTGTGCGTTGATAATGCTGGGGAAGCCAATTCATTTGCGCAGGGCATAAGGGATGTTCTTGACGGCAAGCTTGAGACGTTCTCAATGGAGTATGGCTGTCATTCGCCAGAGCGCAAGCGCTGGTTTTTGGGCAGGGTCAATCCTTTTCGCGGCGAGGGGCCGCGCATGGTTGTGGTAGCGCACGAAGACATCACGGAGCGTAAGCTTGCAGAGATTGCCCTTGCGGAATCCAACCACAAACTCGAGTTGATGACCAACGAGGATGGCCTGACAAAGATTTCCAACAGGCGGCATTTTGACGCCATGCTCGCCTATGAGCGCAATCGTCATGCCCGCTCCGGGGCAACGCTTTCGCTCATCATGTTGGACATAGATTTTTTCAAAAAATACAATGACACGTACGGCCATGTGAAGGGTGATGAATGTCTTCAGGCTGTTGCGCAGACCGTGGCGCACTGTCTTAAGCGCCCTACAGATCTGGCAGCGCGATACGGTGGAGAGGAGTTTGTCTGCCTGCTGCCCGATACCGATGTTCTTGGTGCGGTGAGCCTGGCCGAGAGCATACGCAAGGCGGTCATGCAGTGCGGGATTCCCCATGCGGCATCGAGGGCTGCCAGCGTGGTGACGGTCAGTATCGGGGTGGTGTCATGCACCTGTCAGGAGTCCACTACTCCAGAGCTGATTGTGCAGCGCGCGGATGAGCAGCTTTATCTGGCAAAGAATGAAGGCCGCAACTGCGTTAAATTCCGGTCAGATGACGACGGCCTGTATGTTCAGATGCATAGCGGGAACAGCTGGGGACTGAAAGTTGTATGGAACAGCGAGCACGCTTCTGGCAACGCGGAGCTTGACGGGCAACACATTGAGCTGGTTTCAATCGTGAACGGCCTGCTTGAGCGTGTACTTGCAGAGGGAGATGCCCTTGACCTCAATTCCCGGTTTAACGACGTGTGCCATATTGTGGAAAAGCATTTTAATGACGAAGAAGCGGTGCTGCGCAACAGCGGATACCCGGAGGTCGACGAGCATGCAGCCCGGCACAAAGAACTGCTGCAAAAGTGCGCGGGCCTGCTCGGGCAGAATGCTGAAAATCCCGTGTCTTCAGTGCAGATGCTGCAATGCATAATACACGACCTTGTGCTGAACCACATGGTTAAGGAAGACGGTAAATATTTTGCTTTTTTAAAGGGAATTGAGGCCTCTTCACAGTAA